The following are encoded in a window of Pontiella desulfatans genomic DNA:
- a CDS encoding sulfatase-like hydrolase/transferase: MLSSKIGLASITAAVLLSGTCIAGVLWDEDFSGASLNANFTEFTQGAGAEVVQAGGQLVMDTGVAASSAHAALNTVSDQSGTLTHTNGAALYNFYNHPVQARFDIASINGSSGTKQNVFYFSIGDDAAGKYMPQVNVLDEGLGFRLEKTSSDSTWQIVYQALDGAASAGNGTVAILSGAPTAVTYTLSGTQAAIQLEGATFTALGIGNGTLGGSNLTVSVADLSTNISGYTLAFGAYNLGAVIEKTVVTLDAFRVELITDLDPLSFGAVPDDANDDTFGIQMALNLAGGLTGTNTVHLSAGDYFVDTLYIGGNTVLSGDGSTGAAVSRLRLNEYMRGSSSIIKNLNRDSVVDRNIAFENLCFDGRRSVQTNGYIHSVNMQNVVGLTIESCHFENSSAIGCVVQGTQVEDCRTDILNCTSTGNLLGFYVQSRSDLIDSVNGVVFSNCVSDADQWGFDVYLASNTTFYSCTANYASNGHGSGFSSDSCTDLRYVDCSAEGNEIRGFAVFINANNLRQPYDITFSNCISRWNGRNGFEIANASDVTLTDVQAYGNGEYGISALSSFLYDRLSTGHLVENSTIVSNGQDGVFFRGIQDSEIRSNTITDNGLDPAEDSSGILIANGTYLVPDMPSTNILIQANTIGGAEQDYGIQSVGLTDGLTLQNNDLDGNAIAPYSLVGTNNTIISSPNIVVIMADDMGWRDLGCYGSTFYETPHIDQLCSEGIAFTDAYAAAPLCSASRAAMLTGWAPARQHITGVTPATRSVPEFNYTNWTDSAVMQNSRPYPVTIPKQQEQLPLSSITIAERLKEAGYATGFFGKWHLGPDDDKMASHQGFDVAKADHHLGFPKSYFSPYQNPHLTDGPTGEQLTDRLAAEACTFISNNVAASTPFFCYVPTFAVHGPYEAKQAYIDYFNGTRDETHAQNFAIYAGMVKSLDDAVGTIVAELKALGVYENTVIIFTSDNGGIRMDAPDKTDGNKIVTSMRPLRGAKTSTYEGGLRVPTIVRWPGVAPRESDEVIVTHDIYPTLLDVAGLEQLPGNPLDGINLKPFICDQTPTGRDFVTWFFPHYTLIGQPEWNRSGAVIRKGKWKLRHFFDGTNHPTQPWANELYDLDADIGETTNLADQHPELVAELEALLLAELSAQNAHIPVPNTVNYDEARWFTYWDEQRATKEYLWSTQQGTPLMWLEDYELVDDFEWHAADWKDINGMPAWQVYTNGVMPVPFRLDGLAAGGPMDYRHPVREDYRYAVMATESLTEPFWQEVSADVSSSNGFKNITLPIGGDPNRFYSIWETLGGQTNVIWSESFGEASLNTNWSEYTQGAGAVVTQTGGQLVLDTGVSNSAAQAALNAITDQTGSMTTFSGAKLYNFYNHPVIACFDIASISGTNGAGRNVFYFSIGDDAAGKYQPQSNALDDGIGFRLEQQGDPAAWRIVYQALQGASASGATVANLNGLPGAITFTLDGTQATIELEGTTSTGGDSVLTQTLADYSTNISGYTLAFGAWNMGTVDEKTVVTLDAVSVEVTE; this comes from the coding sequence ATGTTGAGCTCAAAAATCGGTCTAGCGAGTATAACGGCAGCGGTTTTGTTGTCGGGCACCTGTATTGCGGGCGTGCTCTGGGATGAGGATTTCAGCGGGGCGTCGCTGAACGCCAACTTTACGGAATTCACCCAGGGTGCCGGCGCGGAGGTGGTGCAGGCCGGCGGGCAACTGGTCATGGACACCGGCGTGGCGGCCAGCAGTGCGCACGCGGCGCTCAACACCGTTTCGGATCAGTCGGGTACCCTGACGCACACCAATGGGGCCGCGCTCTATAATTTTTACAACCACCCGGTGCAGGCGCGCTTCGATATTGCCTCCATCAACGGCTCCAGCGGTACGAAACAAAATGTGTTTTATTTTTCGATCGGCGATGATGCTGCTGGAAAATATATGCCTCAGGTGAACGTGCTCGACGAGGGACTCGGCTTCCGATTGGAAAAGACCAGTTCGGATTCAACGTGGCAGATTGTTTATCAGGCGCTCGACGGAGCTGCCAGCGCAGGCAACGGTACGGTTGCCATCCTGAGCGGTGCGCCGACGGCAGTCACGTATACGCTGAGTGGAACGCAGGCCGCTATCCAGCTGGAGGGTGCAACCTTTACGGCTCTCGGGATCGGCAACGGAACACTCGGCGGTTCCAACCTCACCGTTTCTGTGGCGGATTTGTCGACCAACATTTCCGGCTACACGCTTGCCTTTGGCGCCTACAACCTCGGTGCGGTCATCGAAAAAACCGTCGTGACGCTGGATGCGTTCCGTGTGGAATTGATTACGGATCTTGATCCGCTGTCGTTCGGCGCTGTTCCGGATGATGCAAACGACGACACCTTCGGCATCCAGATGGCATTGAATCTTGCCGGTGGGTTGACCGGAACCAATACGGTGCATCTTTCCGCCGGCGATTATTTTGTCGATACGCTCTACATTGGCGGAAACACCGTGTTGTCCGGCGACGGCAGCACCGGCGCCGCGGTTTCGCGCCTGCGGCTGAATGAATACATGCGCGGCAGCAGTTCCATCATTAAAAACCTGAACCGCGACAGCGTCGTCGACCGGAATATTGCATTTGAAAACCTCTGTTTTGACGGGCGCAGATCGGTGCAGACCAATGGGTATATCCATTCGGTCAACATGCAGAATGTGGTCGGGTTGACGATCGAGAGCTGTCATTTTGAAAACTCTTCGGCCATCGGCTGTGTGGTGCAGGGGACGCAGGTGGAGGATTGCCGAACGGACATCCTGAACTGTACCTCAACGGGGAACCTTCTGGGCTTCTATGTGCAGTCGCGCAGCGACTTGATTGATTCAGTCAACGGCGTTGTTTTCAGCAACTGTGTGTCAGATGCCGATCAGTGGGGCTTCGATGTTTATCTGGCCAGCAATACGACCTTTTATTCCTGTACAGCAAACTATGCATCCAACGGGCACGGGTCGGGATTCTCCTCCGACTCCTGCACCGATCTGCGCTATGTCGACTGTTCCGCGGAAGGGAATGAAATACGCGGTTTTGCCGTGTTTATTAATGCGAATAACCTGCGCCAGCCGTACGATATCACCTTTTCAAACTGCATATCCCGCTGGAATGGGCGGAACGGGTTTGAAATTGCCAACGCCAGCGATGTGACGCTGACCGATGTGCAGGCTTACGGAAACGGGGAGTACGGCATCAGCGCCCTGAGCAGCTTCCTCTACGACCGGCTCAGTACCGGCCATCTGGTGGAAAACTCCACGATTGTTTCTAACGGACAGGACGGGGTGTTCTTTAGGGGCATTCAGGACTCTGAAATCCGCTCCAATACCATCACCGACAATGGGCTGGATCCGGCCGAGGATTCGTCCGGCATTCTGATTGCCAATGGCACGTACTTGGTTCCCGACATGCCGTCCACCAATATCCTGATCCAGGCCAACACCATTGGCGGCGCGGAGCAGGACTATGGGATCCAATCGGTCGGCTTGACCGATGGACTCACGCTTCAGAATAATGACCTGGACGGGAATGCAATTGCTCCCTACAGCCTGGTCGGCACAAACAACACCATTATCAGCTCGCCCAATATCGTGGTTATCATGGCCGACGATATGGGCTGGCGCGACCTCGGATGCTACGGCAGCACCTTCTACGAAACGCCGCACATCGATCAGCTCTGCTCTGAGGGGATTGCTTTCACTGATGCCTATGCCGCTGCGCCGCTCTGTTCGGCCAGTCGTGCCGCGATGCTCACCGGTTGGGCGCCGGCACGCCAGCACATCACCGGCGTCACGCCGGCCACCCGCTCGGTACCCGAATTCAATTATACGAACTGGACCGATTCGGCGGTGATGCAAAATTCCAGACCCTATCCGGTAACCATTCCGAAGCAACAGGAGCAACTTCCGCTCTCCAGCATCACCATTGCCGAGCGCCTCAAGGAGGCGGGCTATGCAACCGGCTTCTTCGGCAAATGGCACCTGGGTCCGGACGACGATAAAATGGCGTCCCATCAGGGCTTCGATGTCGCCAAGGCCGACCATCATCTGGGATTCCCGAAAAGCTATTTTTCGCCCTACCAGAATCCGCACCTGACGGACGGCCCGACCGGCGAGCAGCTCACCGACCGCCTTGCCGCCGAGGCCTGCACCTTCATCAGCAATAACGTCGCCGCTTCCACTCCGTTCTTCTGCTATGTGCCCACCTTTGCGGTGCACGGACCCTACGAGGCCAAGCAGGCCTACATCGACTATTTCAACGGCACGCGTGACGAGACCCATGCGCAGAACTTTGCGATCTATGCCGGCATGGTCAAAAGCCTCGACGATGCGGTCGGCACCATCGTCGCCGAGTTGAAGGCGCTGGGCGTCTATGAAAACACCGTCATCATCTTTACCTCCGACAACGGCGGCATCCGGATGGATGCGCCCGACAAGACGGACGGCAATAAAATCGTCACCTCCATGCGTCCGCTGCGCGGTGCAAAGACCTCCACCTACGAGGGCGGGCTGCGCGTCCCGACCATCGTCCGCTGGCCGGGCGTCGCCCCGCGCGAGTCCGATGAAGTCATCGTGACCCACGATATTTATCCCACCCTGCTGGACGTTGCCGGTCTGGAGCAACTGCCGGGCAACCCGCTCGACGGCATCAATCTGAAACCGTTCATTTGTGACCAAACCCCCACCGGACGCGATTTTGTCACCTGGTTCTTCCCGCACTACACCCTGATCGGCCAGCCCGAGTGGAACCGCAGCGGTGCGGTCATTCGGAAAGGCAAGTGGAAGCTTCGCCACTTCTTTGATGGAACGAATCATCCGACTCAGCCCTGGGCCAACGAACTCTACGACCTCGACGCCGACATCGGCGAAACCACCAACCTTGCGGATCAGCACCCGGAATTGGTCGCCGAGCTCGAAGCCTTGCTGCTTGCCGAGCTGTCCGCGCAGAATGCGCATATTCCGGTTCCGAACACCGTCAACTATGATGAAGCGCGCTGGTTCACCTATTGGGATGAACAGAGGGCGACGAAGGAATATCTGTGGAGTACCCAGCAGGGCACGCCCCTGATGTGGCTCGAAGACTATGAGCTGGTGGATGATTTTGAGTGGCATGCCGCCGACTGGAAGGATATTAACGGAATGCCTGCCTGGCAGGTTTATACCAACGGAGTCATGCCGGTACCGTTCCGTCTGGATGGCCTGGCGGCTGGTGGGCCGATGGATTACCGTCACCCGGTGCGCGAAGATTATCGCTATGCCGTCATGGCCACGGAATCGTTGACAGAGCCCTTCTGGCAGGAGGTATCGGCCGACGTTTCTTCGAGTAACGGGTTTAAAAATATCACGCTGCCGATCGGAGGCGATCCCAACCGGTTTTATTCGATCTGGGAAACCCTCGGCGGGCAGACGAATGTGATTTGGAGCGAAAGCTTCGGCGAGGCATCCCTCAATACAAATTGGTCGGAATACACGCAGGGCGCGGGAGCCGTCGTGACCCAGACCGGCGGTCAGCTTGTGCTGGACACCGGTGTTTCGAACAGCGCCGCGCAGGCCGCGCTCAATGCAATCACCGACCAGACCGGAAGCATGACGACCTTCAGCGGAGCGAAGCTCTACAACTTCTATAATCATCCGGTAATCGCCTGTTTCGATATCGCCTCCATCAGTGGAACCAACGGCGCCGGAAGGAACGTGTTCTATTTCTCGATCGGTGATGATGCCGCCGGCAAATATCAACCGCAGTCCAATGCGCTGGATGACGGAATCGGGTTCCGGCTGGAGCAGCAGGGAGATCCTGCGGCCTGGCGCATCGTTTATCAGGCGCTTCAGGGAGCCAGTGCAAGCGGGGCAACGGTTGCCAATCTCAACGGTCTGCCGGGCGCGATCACCTTTACGCTGGATGGAACACAAGCCACCATTGAGCTGGAGGGCACAACCAGTACGGGCGGCGACTCTGTGTTGACCCAGACGCTGGCGGACTATTCCACCAACATTTCCGGTTATACCCTGGCCTTCGGTGCATGGAACATGGGGACGGTGGATGAAAAAACCGTTGTAACGCTCGACGCGGTTTCGGTCGAGGTCACAGAGTAG